One genomic region from Daphnia magna isolate NIES linkage group LG10, ASM2063170v1.1, whole genome shotgun sequence encodes:
- the LOC116932205 gene encoding uncharacterized protein LOC116932205 — protein MVLRKGTVAEIPPGAVRLTPAEAVMYQFDAVKKWKPQSEMWPLMYGSLGVGLTNSLSGIFINECFRRQCLLPKSALFLIGMPIVTVSTIAVTFLHYKYVTSELLLMNSTCMPCIQGRTVLLVGLFGTLYPLIGSSFGNMLQAQRMDTIYLPSLNKETKKFFQTWQQMVQKNSNFLTKVLAVNVIVAVVVAHLQLKAFYRLNQQDY, from the exons ATGGTCCTTCGCAAAGGTACGGTAGCTGAAATACCACCTGGTGCTGTTAGATTGACGCCAGCAGAAGCAGTAATGTACCAGTTTGATGCGGTTAAGAAGTGGAAACCCCAGTCCGAAAT GTGGCCTTTGATGTATGGCTCTCTTGGTGTGGGCTTAACCAACTCTCTCTCTGGGATCTTTATTAATGAATGTTTTAGGAGACAATGTTTACTGCCAAAATCTGCTCTTTTCCTGATTGGTATGCCAATCGTTACAGTTTCAACTATTGCTGTGACATTTCTTCATTATAAG TATGTAACTTCAGAGTTGTTGCTAATGAATAGCACATGTATGCCTTGCATACAAGGGAGGACAGTCCTACTCGTTGGTTTATTTGGAACACTTTACCCCTTAATTGGATCTTCTTTTGGGAATATGTTG CAAGCACAGAGAATGGACACTATTTACTTACCTTCATTgaataaagaaacaaagaagTTTTTCCAAACTTGGCAGCAGATGGTGCAAAAGAATAGTAATTTTCTCACCAAAGTTCTTGCGGTGAATGTGATTGTGGCTGTCGTCGTCGCACATTTACAGCTGAAAGCCTTCTATCGGCTTAACCAACAAGATTATTGA